The Petroclostridium xylanilyticum genome has a segment encoding these proteins:
- a CDS encoding alpha-N-arabinofuranosidase has protein sequence MKNTKCIVDKNYVIDKIDNRIYGSFIEHLGRAVYTGIYEPGHPAADEYGFRKDVIELVKELNVPIVRYPGGNFVSGYNWTDGIGPKAERPRRLELAWYSIETNEMGIDEFADWSKKANTEIMAAVNLGTGTPQEAGNMVEYCNHPSGTYWSDLRRKYGHNDPYNIKVWCLGNEMDGPWQICHLSADDYGKKALEAAKIMKWVDPTIELVACGSSNSKMPTYPEWDRVVLEHLYDKVDYISMHRYYYEGENGGTTEDFLASFVDMDRFIHTIASVIDYVKAKNRSSKTLKISFDEWNVWYQNKRTRYPWEIAPPILEDNYSLLDALVVGGLMCTLVNSADKVKMACLAQLVNVIAPIFTEKGGRSIRQTIFYPFKQVSNYARGVALKPIITTPKFETALYGDAPTVQMSVTFDEENDSVCVFALNCDRNEDMQLSLDLRSFGNIKIVEHVVLDGEDLYATNTFDNPENIKPRNMELPKDDNNTYDICLPKTSWNMIRFSTR, from the coding sequence ATGAAAAATACAAAGTGTATCGTTGATAAAAACTATGTGATTGATAAAATAGATAACCGTATTTATGGCTCGTTTATAGAACATCTGGGAAGAGCTGTATACACAGGAATATATGAACCGGGGCATCCAGCTGCCGATGAATATGGCTTCAGAAAAGATGTAATTGAACTTGTTAAGGAGCTAAATGTGCCAATTGTAAGATATCCCGGCGGCAATTTTGTTTCGGGTTATAATTGGACGGATGGAATAGGTCCAAAGGCAGAAAGGCCGAGAAGACTGGAACTTGCCTGGTACTCAATAGAAACAAATGAGATGGGGATTGATGAATTTGCCGATTGGAGTAAAAAAGCAAATACAGAAATAATGGCTGCTGTTAATTTGGGTACAGGAACACCGCAAGAAGCAGGCAATATGGTTGAATACTGTAACCATCCTTCGGGAACATACTGGAGTGATTTAAGAAGAAAGTATGGACATAATGATCCGTACAATATAAAAGTGTGGTGCCTAGGGAATGAGATGGATGGACCATGGCAAATTTGCCACTTGTCTGCTGATGACTATGGCAAAAAAGCATTAGAAGCAGCTAAAATCATGAAATGGGTTGACCCGACAATTGAGTTGGTTGCTTGCGGCAGTTCAAACTCAAAAATGCCTACATATCCTGAGTGGGATAGAGTGGTATTGGAGCATTTATATGATAAGGTGGATTATATCTCAATGCATAGGTATTACTATGAAGGGGAAAATGGCGGAACTACCGAAGATTTTCTTGCTTCATTTGTTGATATGGACAGATTCATACATACCATTGCTTCTGTTATTGATTATGTAAAAGCGAAGAATCGCAGCAGCAAAACATTAAAAATCTCCTTTGATGAGTGGAATGTATGGTATCAGAATAAAAGGACACGATACCCCTGGGAGATTGCTCCTCCAATTCTTGAAGATAACTATTCATTATTAGATGCCCTTGTTGTAGGTGGTTTGATGTGTACACTGGTGAATAGTGCAGATAAGGTAAAAATGGCTTGCCTTGCACAGCTTGTCAATGTCATTGCACCTATTTTTACAGAGAAGGGCGGTAGGTCCATCAGGCAAACAATTTTCTATCCATTTAAGCAAGTTTCAAATTATGCAAGAGGTGTTGCATTAAAACCGATTATCACAACTCCAAAATTTGAAACGGCTCTTTACGGTGATGCTCCAACTGTTCAAATGTCTGTCACTTTTGATGAAGAAAATGACAGTGTTTGCGTATTTGCACTTAACTGTGATAGAAACGAAGATATGCAGTTGTCACTGGACCTGCGCTCATTCGGAAATATAAAAATTGTTGAACATGTTGTTTTAGATGGAGAGGACCTTTATGCAACAAATACCTTTGATAATCCTGAAAATATAAAGCCTAGAAACATGGAATTACCAAAAGATGATAACAATACATATGATATTTGTTTGCCTAAGACTTCATGGAACATGATAAGATTTTCAACACGGTGA
- the gndA gene encoding NADP-dependent phosphogluconate dehydrogenase, with amino-acid sequence MKKSDIGLVGLAVMGQNLVLNMARNGYRVSVYNRTLSKIDEFMNETARGKENIVPAYSLEDFVESLERPRKVFLMVKSGAAVDAMIQVLIPHLEKGDIIIDGGNSFFKDTMRREEELSKLGIFYLGVGVSGGEEGALNGPSIMPGGNRSAWDKVEKILTDISAKVDDGIPCCSYIGPNGAGHYVKMVHNGIEYGDMQLIAEAYYLIKNLLNMPAQEIKDVFAKWNSEELNSYLIAITADILGKVDELTGKPLVDVILDTAQQKGTGKWTSQEALDLGVSTPTIAEAVFARNISAIKSERVNASKILSGPEIEFKGNKQQFIDDIKKALYASKICSYAQGFALLKKASEEYSWDLKLGKIALLWRGGCIIRARFLNKINEAFDRNPKLENLLLDPFFKEVVHESQDSWRRVVSAAVMNGIAVPAFSSALNYFDSYRSEFLPANLLQAQRDYFGAHTYQRIDREGVFHTEWVDLI; translated from the coding sequence ATGAAAAAATCGGATATTGGATTAGTCGGATTAGCAGTTATGGGTCAAAACCTTGTATTGAATATGGCCCGCAATGGTTACAGGGTATCAGTATACAACAGGACTCTGTCAAAAATAGATGAATTTATGAATGAGACGGCTCGGGGAAAAGAGAATATCGTACCAGCCTATTCATTAGAAGATTTTGTGGAATCCTTGGAAAGACCCAGAAAGGTTTTCTTGATGGTTAAGTCCGGGGCAGCAGTGGATGCGATGATACAGGTCCTTATTCCTCATTTAGAGAAGGGTGATATCATTATTGATGGAGGAAATTCTTTTTTTAAGGATACCATGCGAAGAGAAGAGGAGTTAAGCAAGCTGGGGATATTCTATCTTGGAGTGGGTGTTTCCGGCGGCGAGGAAGGTGCATTGAATGGCCCTAGTATAATGCCTGGGGGCAATCGATCGGCATGGGACAAAGTAGAAAAGATTTTGACAGATATTTCAGCTAAGGTAGATGATGGTATACCCTGCTGCAGTTATATTGGACCTAATGGGGCAGGTCATTATGTAAAAATGGTCCACAATGGTATTGAATATGGAGATATGCAGCTTATTGCCGAGGCATATTACTTGATAAAAAACCTTCTTAATATGCCGGCACAGGAAATAAAAGATGTTTTTGCAAAATGGAACAGCGAGGAATTGAATTCTTACCTCATAGCAATTACTGCTGATATCCTGGGTAAGGTGGATGAGCTGACAGGAAAACCTTTGGTAGATGTTATTCTGGATACGGCACAACAAAAAGGGACAGGTAAATGGACTTCCCAGGAAGCCTTGGATTTAGGGGTAAGTACTCCTACGATAGCAGAAGCGGTATTTGCCCGTAATATATCTGCAATAAAATCTGAACGGGTGAATGCTTCTAAAATTTTATCCGGGCCTGAAATAGAATTTAAAGGAAATAAGCAACAATTTATAGATGACATTAAAAAGGCTTTATATGCATCTAAAATTTGTTCCTATGCCCAGGGGTTTGCATTATTAAAAAAAGCATCGGAAGAATATTCATGGGATTTAAAACTGGGAAAAATAGCGTTGCTGTGGAGAGGTGGCTGTATTATCCGGGCCAGATTCTTAAATAAAATTAATGAGGCTTTTGATAGGAATCCTAAACTGGAAAACCTTCTTCTTGATCCATTTTTTAAAGAGGTTGTACATGAGTCACAGGACAGCTGGCGAAGGGTGGTAAGTGCTGCAGTAATGAATGGTATAGCTGTGCCCGCTTTTAGTTCTGCCCTGAACTATTTTGATTCTTATAGAAGTGAATTCCTGCCTGCTAATTTACTTCAGGCCCAGCGGGATTATTTTGGTGCGCATACATATCAGAGAATTGATAGGGAAGGCGTATTTCATACTGAATGGGTAGATTTAATATAA
- a CDS encoding co-chaperone GroES has protein sequence MTIKPLADRVVIKMLESEETTKSGIVLPGTAKEKPQMAEVVSVGPGGIVDGKEVKMELAVGDKVIISKYAGTEVKIDGQEYTILRQSDVLAKVE, from the coding sequence ATGACTATTAAGCCTTTAGCAGACAGAGTAGTTATCAAAATGCTGGAGAGTGAAGAAACAACAAAGAGCGGTATTGTATTACCGGGTACAGCAAAGGAAAAACCACAGATGGCTGAAGTTGTATCGGTAGGTCCTGGCGGTATAGTAGATGGTAAAGAAGTAAAGATGGAATTAGCCGTGGGAGATAAGGTAATCATTAGCAAATACGCTGGTACCGAAGTAAAAATTGATGGACAAGAATACACTATCTTAAGACAGAGCGATGTACTTGCTAAGGTTGAATAA
- the groL gene encoding chaperonin GroEL (60 kDa chaperone family; promotes refolding of misfolded polypeptides especially under stressful conditions; forms two stacked rings of heptamers to form a barrel-shaped 14mer; ends can be capped by GroES; misfolded proteins enter the barrel where they are refolded when GroES binds) has protein sequence MAKQILFGEEARRALERGVNQLADTVKITLGPKGRNVVLDKKFGSPLITNDGVTIAKEIELEDAFENMGAQLVKEVATKTNDVAGDGTTTATLLAQALIREGLKNVAAGANPMIVKKGIAKAVDAAVESIKANSAKIKGKEDIARVAAISAADETIGNLIADAMEKVTNDGVITVEESKTAETYSEVVEGMQFDRGYISPYMITDTEKMEAVLEDPYILITDKKISNIQDILPILEQIVQQGKKLVIIAEDVEGEALATLVVNKLRGTFTCVAVKAPGFGDRRKAMLQDIAILTGGEVISDELGLDLKETTIAQLGRARQVRVQKENTIIVDGAGSQEEIKSRIAQIKAQIEETTSDFDREKLQERLAKLSGGVAVIKVGAATETEMKEKKLRIEDALAATRAAVEEGIVAGGGTAYINALATVEKLLDTAEGDEKTGVRIVLKALEEPVRQIAANAGLEGSVIVEKIKNSPVGVGFNALTEQYVNMVDAGIVDPTKVTRSALQNAASVAAMVLTTESLVADKPEKEAAPAGGGMPGGMGGMY, from the coding sequence ATGGCAAAACAGATTTTATTTGGTGAAGAAGCTAGACGAGCTCTTGAAAGAGGCGTTAACCAGTTAGCAGATACAGTAAAAATTACTTTAGGACCAAAAGGAAGAAACGTTGTTCTTGATAAGAAATTTGGTTCTCCGTTAATTACAAACGATGGTGTTACCATTGCGAAGGAAATTGAGTTAGAAGATGCTTTTGAAAATATGGGTGCGCAGCTTGTAAAAGAAGTTGCAACCAAGACGAATGATGTAGCCGGAGACGGTACTACTACAGCTACCCTTTTAGCGCAGGCTCTTATCAGAGAGGGTTTAAAGAATGTTGCTGCCGGTGCTAATCCAATGATTGTTAAAAAAGGTATTGCAAAAGCTGTAGATGCAGCTGTTGAAAGCATCAAAGCCAACAGCGCAAAAATCAAAGGAAAAGAAGATATTGCAAGAGTTGCAGCTATTTCTGCTGCAGATGAAACCATTGGCAACTTAATCGCCGATGCAATGGAAAAAGTTACAAATGATGGTGTTATTACTGTAGAAGAATCCAAGACTGCAGAAACTTACTCTGAAGTTGTAGAAGGTATGCAGTTCGACAGGGGATACATTTCTCCATACATGATTACCGACACTGAAAAAATGGAAGCTGTTCTTGAAGATCCTTATATCCTGATCACTGATAAAAAAATCAGCAATATCCAGGATATCTTACCAATTCTCGAACAAATTGTTCAACAAGGCAAAAAACTTGTTATCATTGCTGAAGATGTTGAGGGTGAAGCTCTTGCTACATTAGTAGTAAACAAATTGAGAGGAACCTTTACTTGTGTAGCTGTTAAAGCTCCTGGATTCGGTGATAGAAGAAAGGCTATGTTACAGGATATTGCTATCCTGACGGGTGGAGAAGTTATTTCTGACGAATTAGGATTGGACCTCAAAGAAACTACTATTGCTCAACTTGGCAGAGCTAGACAGGTTAGAGTACAAAAAGAAAATACTATCATTGTTGATGGTGCCGGTTCTCAAGAAGAAATCAAAAGCAGAATTGCGCAAATCAAAGCTCAAATCGAAGAAACTACTTCTGATTTCGATAGAGAAAAATTACAAGAAAGACTTGCTAAATTATCTGGTGGCGTAGCTGTCATCAAGGTTGGTGCTGCTACTGAAACAGAAATGAAAGAAAAGAAGTTGAGAATTGAAGATGCTCTCGCTGCTACAAGAGCTGCTGTTGAAGAAGGTATTGTAGCTGGTGGCGGTACTGCGTATATTAATGCATTAGCCACGGTTGAAAAACTTCTTGATACAGCAGAAGGCGATGAAAAGACTGGTGTTAGGATCGTTCTTAAAGCTCTTGAAGAGCCGGTAAGACAGATCGCTGCCAATGCAGGTTTGGAAGGTTCTGTAATCGTAGAAAAGATTAAGAACAGCCCGGTTGGAGTCGGCTTCAATGCACTTACTGAGCAATATGTGAATATGGTTGACGCAGGTATCGTAGACCCAACCAAAGTTACTCGCTCTGCATTACAGAATGCTGCAAGCGTAGCTGCTATGGTGCTCACTACTGAAAGTCTGGTTGCTGACAAACCGGAAAAAGAAGCTGCGCCAGCAGGCGGTGGAATGCCAGGCGGAATGGGCGGAATGTATTAA
- a CDS encoding sodium-dependent transporter encodes MAGKRDQWGTKIGFILAAIGSAIGLGNIWRYPYIAYSNGGGAFLIPYFFALFTAGIPLMILEYSIGHKFRGATPAALARANKKWEWLGWWPSVNSIVILIYYSMILGWALNYVFLAFTRAWGDDPNKYFFGQFLGLTDSPWNLGTMQWHILIAMAVIWFANWYICFKGVSDGIEKANKVLLPMLFVIMIIIVIRGVTLPGAVQGLETLLHPDWSKVLDFKVWIAAYGQIFFSLSLAMGVMMTYASYLPKKTDIVNSAFFTALANSGFEFLAALGVFSILGYMAHVQNLPVDKVVTSSIGLAFVVFPQGMNMMPGIFKVLLGVLFFAGLVFAGMTSSVSMVEAFSAPFIDKFGIRRKKIVTIICIGGFAISTLFATGAGLFFLDIIDNFINSFGAVIIGLSEAIVIGWLFGTQKVREHVNPISHYPVGKWWDVTVKFVTPAVLIYMLINNIIENISKPYGGYPMSAVVILGWLVAAGTVAAGLILASRPWAENTLNNYEDYEAE; translated from the coding sequence ATGGCAGGCAAAAGGGACCAATGGGGGACCAAAATTGGTTTTATCCTAGCAGCGATAGGGTCAGCAATCGGATTGGGCAATATCTGGAGATATCCATATATCGCCTATTCAAATGGGGGCGGTGCGTTCCTTATTCCTTACTTTTTTGCTCTATTTACTGCAGGTATCCCGCTGATGATACTTGAGTACAGTATAGGGCATAAGTTTAGAGGGGCCACCCCTGCAGCGCTTGCAAGGGCAAATAAAAAGTGGGAGTGGCTGGGATGGTGGCCAAGTGTTAATTCAATTGTTATACTCATCTATTATTCAATGATTTTGGGATGGGCGCTTAATTATGTTTTCCTTGCTTTTACAAGAGCATGGGGAGATGATCCTAACAAATATTTTTTTGGACAATTCCTGGGCCTTACCGACAGTCCATGGAATCTTGGGACAATGCAATGGCACATTTTAATTGCTATGGCGGTGATCTGGTTTGCGAACTGGTATATATGCTTTAAAGGTGTTTCCGATGGTATAGAAAAGGCGAACAAGGTTCTTTTACCAATGCTTTTTGTCATCATGATTATTATTGTCATTAGAGGTGTTACGCTGCCTGGTGCTGTTCAAGGCTTGGAAACACTTCTGCATCCTGACTGGAGCAAGGTACTGGATTTTAAAGTGTGGATTGCAGCCTATGGACAGATTTTCTTCTCTCTCAGCCTTGCAATGGGGGTCATGATGACCTATGCAAGCTATTTACCTAAAAAGACGGATATCGTTAACAGTGCTTTCTTCACTGCGCTGGCAAATTCCGGTTTTGAATTTCTTGCTGCTTTAGGCGTATTCAGTATCTTGGGATATATGGCGCATGTGCAGAATCTGCCTGTAGATAAAGTTGTTACCAGCAGTATCGGACTGGCTTTTGTTGTTTTCCCTCAGGGTATGAACATGATGCCAGGAATATTTAAAGTATTACTGGGAGTATTGTTTTTTGCAGGTCTCGTATTTGCAGGTATGACTTCCAGTGTATCCATGGTAGAAGCTTTCTCGGCTCCATTTATAGACAAATTCGGTATTCGCCGCAAGAAGATAGTTACCATTATATGCATAGGTGGTTTTGCTATTAGTACTTTATTTGCAACCGGAGCAGGATTGTTCTTCCTTGATATTATCGATAACTTTATCAACTCATTTGGTGCAGTTATCATAGGGCTTTCAGAAGCAATTGTTATAGGTTGGCTGTTCGGCACGCAAAAGGTAAGAGAACATGTAAATCCTATCTCCCATTATCCTGTGGGCAAGTGGTGGGATGTTACGGTTAAATTTGTTACGCCTGCCGTATTAATCTACATGCTTATCAATAATATCATTGAAAATATTAGCAAACCTTACGGCGGATATCCGATGAGTGCGGTAGTGATACTGGGCTGGTTGGTTGCAGCAGGTACGGTTGCAGCAGGATTGATTTTGGCTTCAAGGCCATGGGCAGAAAATACGCTTAATAATTATGAAGATTATGAAGCTGAGTAG
- a CDS encoding MetS family NSS transporter small subunit: protein MSATAIFFLLFGAVVLWGGCALALSIELKNQ from the coding sequence ATGTCAGCTACAGCAATATTTTTCTTATTATTTGGTGCAGTAGTTTTATGGGGAGGCTGTGCCTTAGCTCTCTCAATTGAACTAAAGAATCAATAA
- a CDS encoding DUF6106 family protein encodes MDIFIEHIVQRKKTPQDTLVTVGIMIAVLLIAMFALALPFGPIIVVAVGYGAYWLITSRNIEFEYSVTNGELDVDKIIAQRRRKRILSIHCKEFDIVAPVHDEKYKREFTNVNIKKSIDAMSSMNAENLYFAVFTLDGQKARLIFEPTGKMLEAFKTYIPRKVFTR; translated from the coding sequence ATGGATATTTTCATTGAACACATTGTACAGAGGAAGAAGACACCTCAAGACACACTAGTTACAGTAGGGATAATGATTGCGGTATTGCTTATCGCCATGTTTGCTTTAGCACTTCCTTTTGGGCCTATCATCGTGGTAGCTGTGGGTTATGGTGCATACTGGCTCATAACATCCAGAAATATTGAATTTGAATATTCGGTTACCAATGGTGAATTGGATGTGGATAAAATTATTGCGCAGCGAAGAAGAAAGAGAATTCTCAGCATACATTGCAAGGAATTTGATATTGTTGCTCCGGTGCATGATGAAAAATATAAGAGGGAATTTACAAATGTAAACATAAAAAAATCTATTGATGCCATGAGTTCCATGAATGCAGAAAATCTGTATTTTGCTGTTTTTACATTGGATGGGCAAAAAGCGAGATTAATATTTGAACCGACCGGAAAGATGTTGGAAGCCTTCAAGACATATATACCCAGAAAGGTATTTACGCGGTAA
- a CDS encoding ABC transporter permease translates to MECVEAENRGYQNSASAKIWKTITSFREANLMIGIIIVGFILTMLSSHFLTRDNLISTAIGLTSDGIIAVGMTVALVSGGLDLSVGSVMGLSGVVAGTLYLAGINIWVACTVALMAGMFCGLINGFFIGKIGLNPFITTLGISGVARGTAYVLTQGSPISLFGVPHTFALIGQGKILGIPFIVFVFIVIAVIGDFMMRRSEPLRKVFYTGSNEKAAVLSGINTSRVKVGVYLLTATLASIAGILSMARFTVAAPTAGIGAEMRSISAAIIGGASISGGEGTIFGAVLGVILLNFINNGLIILNVPVYWQELANGVFLIAAVTFDYLSHRNKLKNLKNKK, encoded by the coding sequence ATGGAGTGTGTAGAGGCGGAAAACAGAGGATATCAGAATTCGGCGTCGGCAAAAATATGGAAGACTATCACTTCTTTCAGGGAAGCCAATCTAATGATAGGTATTATCATAGTAGGGTTTATTTTGACGATGTTATCGTCTCATTTTTTAACAAGAGATAATTTAATATCCACCGCTATAGGGCTTACCTCCGATGGTATCATTGCTGTAGGGATGACGGTAGCTTTGGTTTCAGGAGGACTTGACCTTTCTGTAGGTTCCGTCATGGGACTCAGCGGAGTTGTGGCGGGGACTTTATACCTTGCGGGGATAAATATTTGGGTTGCATGTACCGTTGCACTTATGGCCGGTATGTTTTGCGGATTGATAAATGGTTTCTTTATTGGTAAGATTGGTCTGAATCCGTTTATAACTACTTTAGGAATTTCAGGAGTCGCCAGGGGGACGGCTTATGTATTGACGCAAGGTTCACCCATATCTCTTTTCGGTGTTCCACACACATTTGCACTTATTGGACAGGGAAAAATCCTGGGCATACCGTTTATTGTTTTTGTGTTTATTGTGATTGCGGTGATTGGGGATTTTATGATGCGAAGGTCCGAACCTTTAAGAAAGGTATTCTATACGGGCAGTAATGAAAAAGCTGCGGTTTTGTCCGGCATCAATACCTCCAGGGTGAAAGTGGGTGTCTATTTATTAACGGCTACATTGGCAAGTATTGCGGGAATATTAAGTATGGCAAGGTTTACAGTTGCAGCACCAACAGCAGGAATTGGAGCGGAAATGAGAAGTATTTCAGCGGCCATTATCGGCGGTGCAAGTATCAGTGGCGGAGAAGGAACAATATTTGGAGCGGTGTTGGGTGTGATTCTGTTAAATTTTATTAATAATGGTTTGATAATCCTAAATGTACCCGTATATTGGCAGGAACTTGCCAACGGTGTTTTCCTGATTGCAGCTGTTACCTTTGATTATTTGAGTCATCGCAATAAGTTGAAAAATCTTAAGAATAAAAAATAA
- a CDS encoding substrate-binding domain-containing protein, whose amino-acid sequence MRASNKMTVALMMLFVLILAGCSTGNNNATGDAAKSLLEGDASEEYYMITFQTGLEYWKGCYKGFQDAGKLYGVKTVYTGSPQYDVNQQVTVLEQVIAKKPAGIAITCINPDAFVAPIKKAMDAGIPVVTFDADSPDSGRYSFLATGNEYAGHVAAKVLDELIGPGGGEVVIITLPAQLNHDQRVAGFKKALESDYKKLKLVQIGNGKGDQTEAAKVLAGMLQANPNIKGVFCTDATSGVGAATAVKEANKVGQVKIVSFDTDKGTLDAIKAGIISASIAQGTYIMGYQSMNFLYHLKHNLINPVEDWKQKGINPLPPFVDTGVSIVKKENVDAFYIK is encoded by the coding sequence GTGCGAGCATCAAACAAAATGACTGTGGCGTTAATGATGTTATTCGTATTAATACTTGCAGGATGCAGTACAGGTAACAACAATGCTACCGGAGATGCTGCAAAAAGCCTGTTGGAAGGCGATGCTAGTGAAGAATATTATATGATAACCTTTCAAACGGGTTTGGAATATTGGAAAGGCTGCTACAAAGGTTTTCAGGATGCAGGGAAGTTGTATGGTGTAAAAACGGTTTATACCGGGAGTCCTCAATACGATGTCAACCAGCAGGTAACAGTACTGGAACAGGTTATTGCAAAAAAACCTGCAGGCATTGCTATAACATGCATCAATCCTGATGCTTTTGTTGCGCCCATTAAAAAGGCAATGGACGCAGGAATTCCGGTTGTAACATTTGATGCGGATTCGCCTGACAGCGGCAGATATTCTTTTCTTGCCACCGGTAATGAGTATGCGGGACATGTAGCTGCAAAGGTTTTGGATGAACTGATAGGACCCGGTGGAGGTGAGGTTGTAATCATAACGCTTCCGGCACAGTTAAACCATGACCAAAGAGTGGCAGGTTTCAAAAAAGCACTGGAATCAGATTATAAAAAACTGAAGCTTGTCCAGATAGGTAACGGCAAAGGGGACCAGACCGAAGCGGCAAAGGTACTTGCAGGAATGCTCCAAGCAAACCCGAATATAAAAGGAGTTTTTTGTACAGATGCTACCAGTGGTGTTGGTGCGGCAACGGCTGTAAAGGAAGCCAATAAGGTCGGACAAGTGAAAATTGTAAGTTTTGATACCGACAAGGGGACATTGGATGCAATTAAAGCGGGTATCATATCTGCTTCCATTGCGCAAGGTACTTATATAATGGGATATCAGTCAATGAATTTTCTTTATCATCTCAAGCATAATTTGATTAATCCTGTAGAGGATTGGAAGCAAAAAGGAATTAATCCGCTGCCTCCTTTTGTGGATACGGGTGTAAGTATTGTTAAAAAAGAGAATGTAGATGCATTTTACATTAAATAA
- a CDS encoding sugar ABC transporter ATP-binding protein encodes MLKPILQLKNINKKISDFFSLKDISFELNKGEVHVLMGENGSGKSSLINIIWGAYSKDSGTIFLDGTSVEIHSPVDAKKLGISIIHQEPCLFEHFSVAENIYLDNKPYSNKTLKIINWGKMYADCQQLFKKLGFPLNSKTMVKNLGIAQKRLVEIAKACMSNARIIIMDEPTSSLTDSESALLFNIIRELKKSGVSIIYISHRLEDIQQIGDRITVIREGRIVGTQSINNINTDSIIHMMTGIELKERYPKLNIKLGKEVFSIANLQSDNILKGISLSLRRREIIGITGLVGSGRTKIANCIFGLDKIDTGEIRIENVPLDIKSPADAIRAGIGYVTEDRNAGGLFMYLNIPENMTATNLSKISNKFFIDRTKENSIAETLVAKLGIKTGILNNKAAYLSSGNQQKLVLAKWIVSGAKIFLFDEPTRGIDIASKVDVYNLMNEMVIKGASIILISSDVDEVIGMCDRILILYDGKVSAVIPRNEATREKILFYATGGKQNA; translated from the coding sequence ATGTTAAAACCTATCTTACAACTTAAAAACATAAATAAAAAAATTTCGGATTTTTTTTCATTAAAAGATATCTCTTTTGAATTAAATAAGGGTGAAGTTCATGTCCTTATGGGGGAAAACGGTTCCGGCAAATCATCTCTCATCAATATTATATGGGGAGCCTATTCCAAAGACAGCGGAACAATCTTTCTGGATGGAACCTCCGTAGAAATTCATTCTCCCGTGGATGCTAAAAAATTGGGTATCTCCATCATTCATCAGGAGCCTTGTCTCTTTGAACACTTTTCTGTTGCAGAAAATATCTACCTGGATAACAAACCTTATAGCAACAAGACATTGAAAATCATTAATTGGGGAAAGATGTATGCCGATTGCCAACAGCTTTTTAAGAAACTGGGCTTTCCCCTTAACAGTAAAACCATGGTAAAAAACCTGGGCATTGCACAGAAACGGCTGGTTGAAATCGCTAAAGCCTGTATGTCAAATGCTCGAATCATTATTATGGATGAGCCTACTTCCTCACTCACCGATTCGGAATCTGCGTTGCTTTTCAATATCATCAGGGAACTAAAAAAATCAGGCGTCTCCATTATTTATATTTCCCACCGCCTGGAAGATATTCAACAAATCGGAGACAGGATTACTGTTATTAGGGAAGGGAGGATTGTTGGCACACAAAGCATTAATAACATAAATACTGACAGCATTATTCACATGATGACAGGTATTGAATTAAAAGAACGTTATCCCAAGCTGAATATCAAACTTGGCAAAGAAGTCTTCAGTATTGCCAATCTGCAATCAGACAACATCCTGAAAGGAATCAGTTTATCATTAAGAAGAAGGGAAATCATTGGCATCACCGGTCTTGTAGGTTCAGGCAGGACTAAAATTGCCAATTGCATCTTCGGATTGGATAAAATTGACACAGGTGAAATACGGATTGAAAATGTCCCTTTGGATATAAAATCTCCTGCCGACGCCATCCGGGCAGGAATTGGGTATGTAACCGAAGACAGAAATGCCGGAGGTCTTTTTATGTATCTTAATATTCCCGAAAACATGACCGCAACAAACCTGTCTAAAATATCAAATAAATTTTTTATTGACCGCACCAAAGAAAACAGTATCGCCGAAACCCTGGTCGCCAAACTCGGCATAAAAACCGGAATACTTAACAATAAAGCTGCTTATTTAAGCAGCGGTAATCAACAAAAGCTGGTCCTTGCAAAATGGATTGTATCGGGAGCTAAAATATTTCTTTTCGATGAACCTACAAGAGGGATTGATATCGCTTCCAAAGTTGACGTGTATAATCTGATGAATGAAATGGTGATCAAAGGTGCTTCCATCATTCTTATATCTTCTGACGTAGATGAAGTGATTGGCATGTGCGACCGTATTTTAATACTCTATGACGGAAAAGTCTCCGCAGTTATCCCCAGGAATGAAGCTACCCGTGAAAAAATTCTTTTTTATGCCACCGGAGGAAAACAAAACGCCTAA